Sequence from the Corallococcus sp. EGB genome:
ATCACGCCCAGCGCCACGCCATACGGCACGATGGCCGTCCACTGCGCCCGCGTGTAGCGCGACAGCGGCGGACGGAAGAACGCCATCAGCATCGCCGACGCCAGCACCAGCCGCAGGCCCGCGGCCCCCGCCGCGCCTATCGCGGGGAAGAGCCCCTTCGCGAGCGCGGCGCCCCCCTGCACGCTCACCACGGCGATGAGGACCGCGGGAATGGGGGGCAGCGCTGCGACACGGCGTCCGGCGACTTCGCTCATGGCGCCGGAATCTAACCAGGGTGGCTCACGGATTCACGGGCGCACTCGAGGCCCCGGTCCGCAGCACGCGGCGAGCGATGAACCGGGAGACATTCCACTCCGGGACCGAGTCCTGCTGCTTCAGCCGCTCCCGGAGGTCCTTCAGGACGGGCGCCAGACGCCCCCGGTATTCCTCCTCGACGGTGCCGTCCGCCACGGACAGTCCGAACGCCGCGTCCGCGGACAGGTCGTAGAACATTTCGGTGTCCAACGAACCGGTGCGCACATACCGGTCCAGGTTCTGTCGGACGATGAAGGCCTCCGGGTTGAGGAAGTTGAGCGCGAGGACCGCGCCCACCGCCGTGGCGAAGGCGCCCACCGCGAAGCGCTCCGGCTTCCACCACAGCGTCACCGCGCGCCAGGCCAGCGCCGCGGCCAGCGCCACCATGAAGACATGCGTGTGCACGCGCAGCAGCGTGTAGCCGAACGCGTCCTCGTACAGCGACAGGCGCCGCATCGCGGACGCGAGGATGACCAGCGTCAGCACCACCATCAGCGACGTGCTCGCCCGGAAGACGGTCTGCGCCGCGCGCGTCGCGCGCCGCGTCCAGCGCTCCAGGGCCAGCACCAGCACCAGCGTCAGCGTGGAGACGACCACCAGTTCGAAGAACCCGCGCCGCGCGTACTCCGCGAAGGAATATCCGGACGCGGGCGACGACGCGTCGTTGATGAAGAGGTACGCCACCTGGAAGGCCGCGAAGACGAAGAACAGCGCGTTCACGGCGAAGATGAGCGTGAGCGCCTCGACGAAGCCCAGGCGCGGCGTGGCGGGGGCCAGCTCCGCGTCGCCCCGCTCCTTGATGGCGCGGCGGCGCAGCGCGTGGCCCAGCACGCCCGCCGCGACGCACGCGCTGAACGCCACGCCCACGCCGCGGACCATCAGCCGCCCCAGGTCCAGGTCGAACGACAACAGCCGCCGCATGGTGGAGGAGAAGACGCCGTCCGCGGATTCGAGCAGCACCCCGAACACGAAGAGCACCGGCAGCGCCAGCAGCAGCCCCCGCGACAGCGCCCCCATGAGGCGCGAGTGCGTCCTCATGCCGCGCATGTCCACGCTGTCGCGGACGAGGGCCGGAGGGTAGAGCAGCGTCTGCACGGCGGAGCCGAAGAAGACGGCGACGTAGTCCTTGAAGCCCAGCCGCTCCACGCG
This genomic interval carries:
- a CDS encoding DUF4153 domain-containing protein, which codes for MNPSVPISPLPPSSTAPVAAPARALLPWVRAPRRTLAASLALGVMAEVLLERARWGLGFPLVVAALVGALAWLGGREGWQRARPNAWLLLPLGLISAFVAVRDSAWLLMLNVLTSAVLLMLLSHFWAAGRVERLGFKDYVAVFFGSAVQTLLYPPALVRDSVDMRGMRTHSRLMGALSRGLLLALPVLFVFGVLLESADGVFSSTMRRLLSFDLDLGRLMVRGVGVAFSACVAAGVLGHALRRRAIKERGDAELAPATPRLGFVEALTLIFAVNALFFVFAAFQVAYLFINDASSPASGYSFAEYARRGFFELVVVSTLTLVLVLALERWTRRATRAAQTVFRASTSLMVVLTLVILASAMRRLSLYEDAFGYTLLRVHTHVFMVALAAALAWRAVTLWWKPERFAVGAFATAVGAVLALNFLNPEAFIVRQNLDRYVRTGSLDTEMFYDLSADAAFGLSVADGTVEEEYRGRLAPVLKDLRERLKQQDSVPEWNVSRFIARRVLRTGASSAPVNP